The region gctgggttcgatcctcagcaccacatacaatgaagatgttgtgtatgccgaaaactttaaaaaaaattaaaaaattctctctctaaaaaaaaattaaataaataaaattttttttaaaaaagaataggaacCCACACTTCTCCCCAGAGAAGGGGACCCAGAGCTGGTGTCCGGGAAGTGGGAGCTTCCTGCCCCTTTCACACCTCTTAGATTTCCtgtgttctcctgccctcttctcccCTTATCTCTCCCCCTAGTGCATTCAGTGACCAGAGGCCAGTGGCTGGGCCAAATAGTGGGGGGCAGATGGTGGAGTGATCTGGCAGTGAAGTAAAGCCGGGAGGTGTGAATGAACAAGGTGACGACTCCCCTGCAGGGAGgaacaggttggagcaggaggGGGGGTGGGAAAAAGCAGGGCTTGATCTTCTTGCCCATCACTCCACCTACCTGGTGGGACCCAATCATTGATTATCTATCTCCACCTTCTTTTTGTCCCCCAGCTTCAAAAGCTCAGCGCCCATTGTTTTCCTTCTGTCCCTGGGACCGTGATTCTCCTTTTCCCTCTGGGGGTTGTTTTTCGGGATCTTTCCATTCGGATCACAGACCTGTGCAGGGATCTGTGAAAGTTGGTCTACCCTGAATATCAAGAGATGTAGCTACCTACATCTCTTCAATCCATCAAGCTAATGGCAAGAGATATCTGTCCAGGCTTCTGGGATCCTCCTCCCCAGATATGTGGTACATTTTGATGAACTGGTCCATGTCCAGGGTCGTGTTGGCCCAAGGGCTATCGGAAACCCTCAGACATATATCCTTTAAGTCAGAAGGCAGACAGTCCCTCTCTGAATCCAACACAGGCTGCCCAAGCCCAGAAGAACTGGGTACACCGTCGTCCTGATGATGGGTAGTGGCAGAATCACATGGGACACCGTTCTTTGAGTTGACAGGTGCAGGGGACACCACCTCATTCTCTGCGGTATTCTGGGTAGAGGGTCCCGGCAACACCTCTGGCTGCAtttcctgctgctgctttttCCACTTTGCTCGTTGGTTTTTAAACCACGTCTGAGAGCAGAGAGGAAAGGGTGAGAAAAGATCTgagtcagccataaagaagaacgaaatatcACGGCATATGCTGGTCAATGGATGGCAGGCACCGGAGTAGATCgcgctaagtgaaagaagccaatccccccaaacaaaTGGCCGAATGTTCTCTGATGTGTGGGTGGAGCTCAGGATGCCCTCATGGGGGAGTCCTGCCGTCCACACTCTGGAGGGACTCAGTGGCAAGGCAGTTAGTTGCATGGCATGGTTACGAATGACCCGACTCAGCAGAGCTAGAAGTCTGTAAGCTGTCACTTGGGTACAGA is a window of Ictidomys tridecemlineatus isolate mIctTri1 chromosome 15, mIctTri1.hap1, whole genome shotgun sequence DNA encoding:
- the Leutx gene encoding paired-like homeodomain transcription factor LEUTX, whose product is MAGNFQHVRRHRTTFTAEQLEVLKSVFQKTQIPSFETVAELASTLDLDEAVVKTWFKNQRAKWKKQQQEMQPEVLPGPSTQNTAENEVVSPAPVNSKNGVPCDSATTHHQDDGVPSSSGLGQPVLDSERDCLPSDLKDICLRVSDSPWANTTLDMDQFIKMYHISGEEDPRSLDRYLLPLA